The following coding sequences are from one Aethina tumida isolate Nest 87 chromosome 2, icAetTumi1.1, whole genome shotgun sequence window:
- the LOC109605478 gene encoding AF4/FMR2 family member lilli isoform X3, producing MNGDVGKLPSGAVYTTTPETGASMGSSEYVALNGVAEGAEGLSPVPPSAPQDNASSAFSLPQLKQMLSQQLEYYFSRENLANDTYLLSQMDNDQYVPIWTVANFNQVKKLTKDIKLITEVLRESPNVQVDEDGVKVRPNHKRCIVIIREVPDNTPLEDVKNLFAGENCPRFISCEFAHNSSWYVTFESDEDAQRAYRYLREEVREFQGRPIMARIKAKPMNRLPMPPVVKNGFRATPPPTAVYDPGAFPPGQQRFIYTNGTPGQQVTFNHVPVYPPYGTHQFYPWPTTATGAFLDISGVFSVNGLAPQTYKQSYRPNNSRPRKTSRVGVSSEQLQNTQQSGSGAVSVHGGNSGQSSSQSRPILNQVPPSVSPQSNSKSSGGKGAAGSESSRSGSALVHTVPSDTHDAHAGHIPVVYVPGGMPVITPESLMDMYRYMPTAQPIPLVPATGATNIAGGSSAIGTKDIVMAPRHRRKKDIGTGSGGSREEAANGGTAQQTLASTQAQSKESKLAQFDLVGEAFPPLPGLDVGAQSSVKQSQTGGSGSESGQSHASSDGLIHQTVLSTPHGHWGENRLADVVKGTAKSKGQGGGSVNSGVGSKESSSAGETDSPRAISPQNCANNTNIASTTTGGTTQCSFQQVALARQPSIGATALEVKEVPVSNDGGDIQLSTVTLTPPSSPEKPLPAALAVKCTMADKSTKTDDALLNGDLDSVASLSCPTTTNAATMTTTVVQTETVAISRSTASAQVVGSNAQQKAHHSHVPSLHRQDSRQPQPPSPPPMDYSSNPPRMSYAQVAQHHRDAAHAQKEKQMKGDRGGSQDIAVATSVKGTSTTGSNTGSARVQGERENRDNGQQTRGGDTNTNASNQQQQQQQQQQQQQQQSQRHGVSRNNSNASSRAGHERAQQSRRRAEVRTSQLRDFVAPRSPK from the exons ATGAATGGGGATGTTGGCAAACTGCCTTCAGGGGCGGTGTACACCACCACCCCTGAGACAGGTGCCTCCATGGGATCCTCCGAGTATGTGGCCCTCAATGGTGTAGCAGAGGGAGCTGAGGGACTAAGCCCTGTTCCTCCCTCAGCTCCCCAAGATAATGCCTCTTCAGCCTTTTCCTTGCCCCAGTTGAAACAGATGCTGTCACAGCAACTGGAATATTACTTCTCTAG AGAGAATTTAGCAAATGACACATATTTATTGTCGCAAATGGACAATGATCAGTATGTGCCCATTTGGACCGtcgcaaattttaatcaagtgAAAAAGCTCACCAAAGACATTAAACTCATAACGGAGGTGTTGCGTGAATCACCCAACGTACAGGTGGACGAGGACGGCGTAAAGGTCCGGCCCAATCACAAACGCTGCATAGTTATAATACGCGAAGTACCCGACAATACTCCCCTGGAAGACGTCAAG AACCTATTCGCTGGCGAGAACTGCCCCCGCTTCATTTCGTGCGAGTTTGCGCACAACAGCTCGTGGTACGTGACGTTCGAGTCGGACGAGGATGCGCAACGTGCCTACCGCTATTTGCGCGAGGAAGTGCGCGAGTTCCAGGGCAGGCCGATTATGGCCCGCATTAAGGCTAAGCCGATGAATAGGCTGCCGATGCCGCCCGTTGTTAAGAACGGCTTCCGGGCCACGCCACCCCCGACTGCCGTTTACGATCCCGGTGCGTTCCCCCCCGGACAACAGAGGTTCATCTATACGAACGGCACGCCCGGTCAGCAGGTCACGTTCAATCATGTACCGGTATAT ccCCCTTATGGTACACATCAGTTCTACCCATGGCCAACAACGGCAACAGGCGCCTTCCTGGACATAAGCGGTGTATTTTCCGTGAACGGTCTAGCCCCCCAAACCTACAAGCAATCATACAGACCGAACAACTCGAGACCCCGCAAGACTAGCAGGGTGGGCGTGTCCAGTGAGCAACTACAAAACACACAACAGAGCGGCAGCGGAGCAGTCTCAGTGCA TGGTGGCAACAGTGGACAGAGCAGTTCACAATCAAGACCAATATTAAATCAGGTGCCTCCATCTGTATCCCCACAGTCAAATTCCAAAAGTTCCGGTGGCAAAGGTGCGGCTGGAAGTGAGAGTAGTCGATCCGGAAGTGCTTTAGTGCACACGGTTCCCAGTGACACGCACGACGCTCATGCAGGACACATTCCTGTGG TGTATGTTCCAGGAGGCATGCCAGTAATAACCCCAGAGTCGCTGATGGACATGTACAGGTATATGCCAACTGCCCAACCCATACCGCTTGTGCCAGCAACTGGTGCAACGAACATAGCCGGTGGTTCCAGTGCCATTGGCACCAAGGACATTGTGATGGCGCCACGCCATCGACGGAAAAAAGACATCGGAACTGGAAGTGGTGGTTCGAGAGAGGAGGCAGCCAACGGAGGCACCGCCCAGCAGACACTGGCGTCAACGCAGGCTCAATCTAAGGAGTCGAAGCTCGCTCAGTTTGACCTCGTAGGGGAGGCGTTTCCACCATTGCCTG gtTTGGATGTTGGTGCACAATCATCTGTAAAACAGTCTCAGACAGGCGGAAGCGGTTCTGAATCGGGACAGTCGCACGCCTCTAGCGACGGACTAATTCATCAAACTGTCTTGTCCACACCTCACGGTCACTGGGGAGAGAATAGACTGGCCGATGTGGTCAAAGGCACTGCCAAATCGAAAGGACAAGGCGGCGGTAGTGTTAATAGTGGAGTAGGCAGCAAGGAATCGAGTAGCGCCGGAGAGACCGACAGTCCAAGGGCGATCTCTCCGCAGAACTGTGCTAATAATACAAACATTGCGTCCACCACTACTGGCGGTACCACGCAGTGTAGCTTTCAGCAGGTTGCTTTGGCGCGGCAACCTTCGATAGGAGCCACCGCGTTGGAAGTAAAAGAAGTTCCCGTTTCGAACGACGGCGGGGACATTCAACTCAGCACGGTCACATTAACGCCTCCCAGTTCACCtgaaaa ACCACTTCCAGCGGCGCTGGCGGTTAAATGCACAATGGCAGACAAATCGACGAAGACGGATGATGCGTTGCTTAACGGCGACCTAGATTCGGTGGCCTCTCTATCGTGTCCGACGACAACAAATGCAGCCACAATGACCACCACGGTGGTCCAGACGGAGACCGTGGCGATTTCACGATCTACTGCTAGTGCACAAGTAGTTGGAAGTAATGCCCAACAAAAGGCTCATCACTCTCACGTTCCTTCTTTGCATAGACAGGACTCTAGACAGCCCCAACCTCCTTCTCCACCTCCCATG gacTACTCCAGCAACCCACCCCGAATGAGTTATGCGCAAGTAGCACAGCACCACCGGGATGCGGCACATGCTCAAAAGGAGAAGCAAATGAAAGGTGATCGGGGAGGATCACAAGACATTGCAGTAGCTACATCCGTTAAAGGAACGTCGACTACCGGCTCAAATACTGGCTCGGCACGGGTTCAAGGTGAAAGGGAAAACAGGG ATAACGGTCAGCAAACGAGAGGAGGGGACACGAATACGAATGCGAGTAAccaacagcagcagcagcagcagcagcagcaacagcagcagcagcagtcCCAGAGGCACGGCGTGAGCCGCAACAACAGCAACGCCAGTTCGAGGGCCGGCCACGAGAGGGCGCAGCAGTCGCGCAGGCGTGCCGAAGTGCGCACCTCCCAGTTGCGCGACTTCGTCGCACCGCGCTCCCCCAAGTAG
- the LOC109605478 gene encoding uncharacterized protein LOC109605478 isoform X4, with product MHGYVYMNGDVGKLPSGAVYTTTPETGASMGSSEYVALNGVAEGAEGLSPVPPSAPQDNASSAFSLPQLKQMLSQQLEYYFSRENLANDTYLLSQMDNDQYVPIWTVANFNQVKKLTKDIKLITEVLRESPNVQVDEDGVKVRPNHKRCIVIIREVPDNTPLEDVKNLFAGENCPRFISCEFAHNSSWYVTFESDEDAQRAYRYLREEVREFQGRPIMARIKAKPMNRLPMPPVVKNGFRATPPPTAVYDPGAFPPGQQRFIYTNGTPGQQVTFNHVPVYPPYGTHQFYPWPTTATGAFLDISGVFSVNGLAPQTYKQSYRPNNSRPRKTSRVGVSSEQLQNTQQSGSGAVSVHGGNSGQSSSQSRPILNQVPPSVSPQSNSKSSGGKGAAGSESSRSGSALVHTVPSDTHDAHAGHIPVVYVPGGMPVITPESLMDMYRYMPTAQPIPLVPATGATNIAGGSSAIGTKDIVMAPRHRRKKDIGTGSGGSREEAANGGTAQQTLASTQAQSKESKLAQFDLVGEAFPPLPGLDVGAQSSVKQSQTGGSGSESGQSHASSDGLIHQTVLSTPHGHWGENRLADVVKGTAKSKGQGGGSVNSGVGSKESSSAGETDSPRAISPQNCANNTNIASTTTGGTTQCSFQQVALARQPSIGATALEVKEVPVSNDGGDIQLSTVTLTPPSSPEKPLPAALAVKCTMADKSTKTDDALLNGDLDSVASLSCPTTTNAATMTTTVVQTETVAISRSTASAQVVGSNAQQKAHHSHVPSLHRQDSRQPQPPSPPPMDYSSNPPRMSYAQVAQHHRDAAHAQKEKQMKGDRGGSQDIAVATSVKGTSTTGSNTGSARVQGERENRGLGFLL from the exons ATGCATG GCTACGTGTACATGAATGGGGATGTTGGCAAACTGCCTTCAGGGGCGGTGTACACCACCACCCCTGAGACAGGTGCCTCCATGGGATCCTCCGAGTATGTGGCCCTCAATGGTGTAGCAGAGGGAGCTGAGGGACTAAGCCCTGTTCCTCCCTCAGCTCCCCAAGATAATGCCTCTTCAGCCTTTTCCTTGCCCCAGTTGAAACAGATGCTGTCACAGCAACTGGAATATTACTTCTCTAG AGAGAATTTAGCAAATGACACATATTTATTGTCGCAAATGGACAATGATCAGTATGTGCCCATTTGGACCGtcgcaaattttaatcaagtgAAAAAGCTCACCAAAGACATTAAACTCATAACGGAGGTGTTGCGTGAATCACCCAACGTACAGGTGGACGAGGACGGCGTAAAGGTCCGGCCCAATCACAAACGCTGCATAGTTATAATACGCGAAGTACCCGACAATACTCCCCTGGAAGACGTCAAG AACCTATTCGCTGGCGAGAACTGCCCCCGCTTCATTTCGTGCGAGTTTGCGCACAACAGCTCGTGGTACGTGACGTTCGAGTCGGACGAGGATGCGCAACGTGCCTACCGCTATTTGCGCGAGGAAGTGCGCGAGTTCCAGGGCAGGCCGATTATGGCCCGCATTAAGGCTAAGCCGATGAATAGGCTGCCGATGCCGCCCGTTGTTAAGAACGGCTTCCGGGCCACGCCACCCCCGACTGCCGTTTACGATCCCGGTGCGTTCCCCCCCGGACAACAGAGGTTCATCTATACGAACGGCACGCCCGGTCAGCAGGTCACGTTCAATCATGTACCGGTATAT ccCCCTTATGGTACACATCAGTTCTACCCATGGCCAACAACGGCAACAGGCGCCTTCCTGGACATAAGCGGTGTATTTTCCGTGAACGGTCTAGCCCCCCAAACCTACAAGCAATCATACAGACCGAACAACTCGAGACCCCGCAAGACTAGCAGGGTGGGCGTGTCCAGTGAGCAACTACAAAACACACAACAGAGCGGCAGCGGAGCAGTCTCAGTGCA TGGTGGCAACAGTGGACAGAGCAGTTCACAATCAAGACCAATATTAAATCAGGTGCCTCCATCTGTATCCCCACAGTCAAATTCCAAAAGTTCCGGTGGCAAAGGTGCGGCTGGAAGTGAGAGTAGTCGATCCGGAAGTGCTTTAGTGCACACGGTTCCCAGTGACACGCACGACGCTCATGCAGGACACATTCCTGTGG TGTATGTTCCAGGAGGCATGCCAGTAATAACCCCAGAGTCGCTGATGGACATGTACAGGTATATGCCAACTGCCCAACCCATACCGCTTGTGCCAGCAACTGGTGCAACGAACATAGCCGGTGGTTCCAGTGCCATTGGCACCAAGGACATTGTGATGGCGCCACGCCATCGACGGAAAAAAGACATCGGAACTGGAAGTGGTGGTTCGAGAGAGGAGGCAGCCAACGGAGGCACCGCCCAGCAGACACTGGCGTCAACGCAGGCTCAATCTAAGGAGTCGAAGCTCGCTCAGTTTGACCTCGTAGGGGAGGCGTTTCCACCATTGCCTG gtTTGGATGTTGGTGCACAATCATCTGTAAAACAGTCTCAGACAGGCGGAAGCGGTTCTGAATCGGGACAGTCGCACGCCTCTAGCGACGGACTAATTCATCAAACTGTCTTGTCCACACCTCACGGTCACTGGGGAGAGAATAGACTGGCCGATGTGGTCAAAGGCACTGCCAAATCGAAAGGACAAGGCGGCGGTAGTGTTAATAGTGGAGTAGGCAGCAAGGAATCGAGTAGCGCCGGAGAGACCGACAGTCCAAGGGCGATCTCTCCGCAGAACTGTGCTAATAATACAAACATTGCGTCCACCACTACTGGCGGTACCACGCAGTGTAGCTTTCAGCAGGTTGCTTTGGCGCGGCAACCTTCGATAGGAGCCACCGCGTTGGAAGTAAAAGAAGTTCCCGTTTCGAACGACGGCGGGGACATTCAACTCAGCACGGTCACATTAACGCCTCCCAGTTCACCtgaaaa ACCACTTCCAGCGGCGCTGGCGGTTAAATGCACAATGGCAGACAAATCGACGAAGACGGATGATGCGTTGCTTAACGGCGACCTAGATTCGGTGGCCTCTCTATCGTGTCCGACGACAACAAATGCAGCCACAATGACCACCACGGTGGTCCAGACGGAGACCGTGGCGATTTCACGATCTACTGCTAGTGCACAAGTAGTTGGAAGTAATGCCCAACAAAAGGCTCATCACTCTCACGTTCCTTCTTTGCATAGACAGGACTCTAGACAGCCCCAACCTCCTTCTCCACCTCCCATG gacTACTCCAGCAACCCACCCCGAATGAGTTATGCGCAAGTAGCACAGCACCACCGGGATGCGGCACATGCTCAAAAGGAGAAGCAAATGAAAGGTGATCGGGGAGGATCACAAGACATTGCAGTAGCTACATCCGTTAAAGGAACGTCGACTACCGGCTCAAATACTGGCTCGGCACGGGTTCAAGGTGAAAGGGAAAACAGGG GTTTAGGCTTTCTTTTGTGA
- the LOC109605478 gene encoding AF4/FMR2 family member lilli isoform X2 has translation MHGYVYMNGDVGKLPSGAVYTTTPETGASMGSSEYVALNGVAEGAEGLSPVPPSAPQDNASSAFSLPQLKQMLSQQLEYYFSRENLANDTYLLSQMDNDQYVPIWTVANFNQVKKLTKDIKLITEVLRESPNVQVDEDGVKVRPNHKRCIVIIREVPDNTPLEDVKNLFAGENCPRFISCEFAHNSSWYVTFESDEDAQRAYRYLREEVREFQGRPIMARIKAKPMNRLPMPPVVKNGFRATPPPTAVYDPGAFPPGQQRFIYTNGTPGQQVTFNHVPVYPPYGTHQFYPWPTTATGAFLDISGVFSVNGLAPQTYKQSYRPNNSRPRKTSRVGVSSEQLQNTQQSGSGAVSVHGGNSGQSSSQSRPILNQVPPSVSPQSNSKSSGGKGAAGSESSRSGSALVHTVPSDTHDAHAGHIPVGGMPVITPESLMDMYRYMPTAQPIPLVPATGATNIAGGSSAIGTKDIVMAPRHRRKKDIGTGSGGSREEAANGGTAQQTLASTQAQSKESKLAQFDLVGEAFPPLPGLDVGAQSSVKQSQTGGSGSESGQSHASSDGLIHQTVLSTPHGHWGENRLADVVKGTAKSKGQGGGSVNSGVGSKESSSAGETDSPRAISPQNCANNTNIASTTTGGTTQCSFQQVALARQPSIGATALEVKEVPVSNDGGDIQLSTVTLTPPSSPEKPLPAALAVKCTMADKSTKTDDALLNGDLDSVASLSCPTTTNAATMTTTVVQTETVAISRSTASAQVVGSNAQQKAHHSHVPSLHRQDSRQPQPPSPPPMDYSSNPPRMSYAQVAQHHRDAAHAQKEKQMKGDRGGSQDIAVATSVKGTSTTGSNTGSARVQGERENRDNGQQTRGGDTNTNASNQQQQQQQQQQQQQQQSQRHGVSRNNSNASSRAGHERAQQSRRRAEVRTSQLRDFVAPRSPK, from the exons ATGCATG GCTACGTGTACATGAATGGGGATGTTGGCAAACTGCCTTCAGGGGCGGTGTACACCACCACCCCTGAGACAGGTGCCTCCATGGGATCCTCCGAGTATGTGGCCCTCAATGGTGTAGCAGAGGGAGCTGAGGGACTAAGCCCTGTTCCTCCCTCAGCTCCCCAAGATAATGCCTCTTCAGCCTTTTCCTTGCCCCAGTTGAAACAGATGCTGTCACAGCAACTGGAATATTACTTCTCTAG AGAGAATTTAGCAAATGACACATATTTATTGTCGCAAATGGACAATGATCAGTATGTGCCCATTTGGACCGtcgcaaattttaatcaagtgAAAAAGCTCACCAAAGACATTAAACTCATAACGGAGGTGTTGCGTGAATCACCCAACGTACAGGTGGACGAGGACGGCGTAAAGGTCCGGCCCAATCACAAACGCTGCATAGTTATAATACGCGAAGTACCCGACAATACTCCCCTGGAAGACGTCAAG AACCTATTCGCTGGCGAGAACTGCCCCCGCTTCATTTCGTGCGAGTTTGCGCACAACAGCTCGTGGTACGTGACGTTCGAGTCGGACGAGGATGCGCAACGTGCCTACCGCTATTTGCGCGAGGAAGTGCGCGAGTTCCAGGGCAGGCCGATTATGGCCCGCATTAAGGCTAAGCCGATGAATAGGCTGCCGATGCCGCCCGTTGTTAAGAACGGCTTCCGGGCCACGCCACCCCCGACTGCCGTTTACGATCCCGGTGCGTTCCCCCCCGGACAACAGAGGTTCATCTATACGAACGGCACGCCCGGTCAGCAGGTCACGTTCAATCATGTACCGGTATAT ccCCCTTATGGTACACATCAGTTCTACCCATGGCCAACAACGGCAACAGGCGCCTTCCTGGACATAAGCGGTGTATTTTCCGTGAACGGTCTAGCCCCCCAAACCTACAAGCAATCATACAGACCGAACAACTCGAGACCCCGCAAGACTAGCAGGGTGGGCGTGTCCAGTGAGCAACTACAAAACACACAACAGAGCGGCAGCGGAGCAGTCTCAGTGCA TGGTGGCAACAGTGGACAGAGCAGTTCACAATCAAGACCAATATTAAATCAGGTGCCTCCATCTGTATCCCCACAGTCAAATTCCAAAAGTTCCGGTGGCAAAGGTGCGGCTGGAAGTGAGAGTAGTCGATCCGGAAGTGCTTTAGTGCACACGGTTCCCAGTGACACGCACGACGCTCATGCAGGACACATTCCTGTGG GAGGCATGCCAGTAATAACCCCAGAGTCGCTGATGGACATGTACAGGTATATGCCAACTGCCCAACCCATACCGCTTGTGCCAGCAACTGGTGCAACGAACATAGCCGGTGGTTCCAGTGCCATTGGCACCAAGGACATTGTGATGGCGCCACGCCATCGACGGAAAAAAGACATCGGAACTGGAAGTGGTGGTTCGAGAGAGGAGGCAGCCAACGGAGGCACCGCCCAGCAGACACTGGCGTCAACGCAGGCTCAATCTAAGGAGTCGAAGCTCGCTCAGTTTGACCTCGTAGGGGAGGCGTTTCCACCATTGCCTG gtTTGGATGTTGGTGCACAATCATCTGTAAAACAGTCTCAGACAGGCGGAAGCGGTTCTGAATCGGGACAGTCGCACGCCTCTAGCGACGGACTAATTCATCAAACTGTCTTGTCCACACCTCACGGTCACTGGGGAGAGAATAGACTGGCCGATGTGGTCAAAGGCACTGCCAAATCGAAAGGACAAGGCGGCGGTAGTGTTAATAGTGGAGTAGGCAGCAAGGAATCGAGTAGCGCCGGAGAGACCGACAGTCCAAGGGCGATCTCTCCGCAGAACTGTGCTAATAATACAAACATTGCGTCCACCACTACTGGCGGTACCACGCAGTGTAGCTTTCAGCAGGTTGCTTTGGCGCGGCAACCTTCGATAGGAGCCACCGCGTTGGAAGTAAAAGAAGTTCCCGTTTCGAACGACGGCGGGGACATTCAACTCAGCACGGTCACATTAACGCCTCCCAGTTCACCtgaaaa ACCACTTCCAGCGGCGCTGGCGGTTAAATGCACAATGGCAGACAAATCGACGAAGACGGATGATGCGTTGCTTAACGGCGACCTAGATTCGGTGGCCTCTCTATCGTGTCCGACGACAACAAATGCAGCCACAATGACCACCACGGTGGTCCAGACGGAGACCGTGGCGATTTCACGATCTACTGCTAGTGCACAAGTAGTTGGAAGTAATGCCCAACAAAAGGCTCATCACTCTCACGTTCCTTCTTTGCATAGACAGGACTCTAGACAGCCCCAACCTCCTTCTCCACCTCCCATG gacTACTCCAGCAACCCACCCCGAATGAGTTATGCGCAAGTAGCACAGCACCACCGGGATGCGGCACATGCTCAAAAGGAGAAGCAAATGAAAGGTGATCGGGGAGGATCACAAGACATTGCAGTAGCTACATCCGTTAAAGGAACGTCGACTACCGGCTCAAATACTGGCTCGGCACGGGTTCAAGGTGAAAGGGAAAACAGGG ATAACGGTCAGCAAACGAGAGGAGGGGACACGAATACGAATGCGAGTAAccaacagcagcagcagcagcagcagcagcaacagcagcagcagcagtcCCAGAGGCACGGCGTGAGCCGCAACAACAGCAACGCCAGTTCGAGGGCCGGCCACGAGAGGGCGCAGCAGTCGCGCAGGCGTGCCGAAGTGCGCACCTCCCAGTTGCGCGACTTCGTCGCACCGCGCTCCCCCAAGTAG
- the LOC109605478 gene encoding AF4/FMR2 family member lilli isoform X1, translated as MHGYVYMNGDVGKLPSGAVYTTTPETGASMGSSEYVALNGVAEGAEGLSPVPPSAPQDNASSAFSLPQLKQMLSQQLEYYFSRENLANDTYLLSQMDNDQYVPIWTVANFNQVKKLTKDIKLITEVLRESPNVQVDEDGVKVRPNHKRCIVIIREVPDNTPLEDVKNLFAGENCPRFISCEFAHNSSWYVTFESDEDAQRAYRYLREEVREFQGRPIMARIKAKPMNRLPMPPVVKNGFRATPPPTAVYDPGAFPPGQQRFIYTNGTPGQQVTFNHVPVYPPYGTHQFYPWPTTATGAFLDISGVFSVNGLAPQTYKQSYRPNNSRPRKTSRVGVSSEQLQNTQQSGSGAVSVHGGNSGQSSSQSRPILNQVPPSVSPQSNSKSSGGKGAAGSESSRSGSALVHTVPSDTHDAHAGHIPVVYVPGGMPVITPESLMDMYRYMPTAQPIPLVPATGATNIAGGSSAIGTKDIVMAPRHRRKKDIGTGSGGSREEAANGGTAQQTLASTQAQSKESKLAQFDLVGEAFPPLPGLDVGAQSSVKQSQTGGSGSESGQSHASSDGLIHQTVLSTPHGHWGENRLADVVKGTAKSKGQGGGSVNSGVGSKESSSAGETDSPRAISPQNCANNTNIASTTTGGTTQCSFQQVALARQPSIGATALEVKEVPVSNDGGDIQLSTVTLTPPSSPEKPLPAALAVKCTMADKSTKTDDALLNGDLDSVASLSCPTTTNAATMTTTVVQTETVAISRSTASAQVVGSNAQQKAHHSHVPSLHRQDSRQPQPPSPPPMDYSSNPPRMSYAQVAQHHRDAAHAQKEKQMKGDRGGSQDIAVATSVKGTSTTGSNTGSARVQGERENRDNGQQTRGGDTNTNASNQQQQQQQQQQQQQQQSQRHGVSRNNSNASSRAGHERAQQSRRRAEVRTSQLRDFVAPRSPK; from the exons ATGCATG GCTACGTGTACATGAATGGGGATGTTGGCAAACTGCCTTCAGGGGCGGTGTACACCACCACCCCTGAGACAGGTGCCTCCATGGGATCCTCCGAGTATGTGGCCCTCAATGGTGTAGCAGAGGGAGCTGAGGGACTAAGCCCTGTTCCTCCCTCAGCTCCCCAAGATAATGCCTCTTCAGCCTTTTCCTTGCCCCAGTTGAAACAGATGCTGTCACAGCAACTGGAATATTACTTCTCTAG AGAGAATTTAGCAAATGACACATATTTATTGTCGCAAATGGACAATGATCAGTATGTGCCCATTTGGACCGtcgcaaattttaatcaagtgAAAAAGCTCACCAAAGACATTAAACTCATAACGGAGGTGTTGCGTGAATCACCCAACGTACAGGTGGACGAGGACGGCGTAAAGGTCCGGCCCAATCACAAACGCTGCATAGTTATAATACGCGAAGTACCCGACAATACTCCCCTGGAAGACGTCAAG AACCTATTCGCTGGCGAGAACTGCCCCCGCTTCATTTCGTGCGAGTTTGCGCACAACAGCTCGTGGTACGTGACGTTCGAGTCGGACGAGGATGCGCAACGTGCCTACCGCTATTTGCGCGAGGAAGTGCGCGAGTTCCAGGGCAGGCCGATTATGGCCCGCATTAAGGCTAAGCCGATGAATAGGCTGCCGATGCCGCCCGTTGTTAAGAACGGCTTCCGGGCCACGCCACCCCCGACTGCCGTTTACGATCCCGGTGCGTTCCCCCCCGGACAACAGAGGTTCATCTATACGAACGGCACGCCCGGTCAGCAGGTCACGTTCAATCATGTACCGGTATAT ccCCCTTATGGTACACATCAGTTCTACCCATGGCCAACAACGGCAACAGGCGCCTTCCTGGACATAAGCGGTGTATTTTCCGTGAACGGTCTAGCCCCCCAAACCTACAAGCAATCATACAGACCGAACAACTCGAGACCCCGCAAGACTAGCAGGGTGGGCGTGTCCAGTGAGCAACTACAAAACACACAACAGAGCGGCAGCGGAGCAGTCTCAGTGCA TGGTGGCAACAGTGGACAGAGCAGTTCACAATCAAGACCAATATTAAATCAGGTGCCTCCATCTGTATCCCCACAGTCAAATTCCAAAAGTTCCGGTGGCAAAGGTGCGGCTGGAAGTGAGAGTAGTCGATCCGGAAGTGCTTTAGTGCACACGGTTCCCAGTGACACGCACGACGCTCATGCAGGACACATTCCTGTGG TGTATGTTCCAGGAGGCATGCCAGTAATAACCCCAGAGTCGCTGATGGACATGTACAGGTATATGCCAACTGCCCAACCCATACCGCTTGTGCCAGCAACTGGTGCAACGAACATAGCCGGTGGTTCCAGTGCCATTGGCACCAAGGACATTGTGATGGCGCCACGCCATCGACGGAAAAAAGACATCGGAACTGGAAGTGGTGGTTCGAGAGAGGAGGCAGCCAACGGAGGCACCGCCCAGCAGACACTGGCGTCAACGCAGGCTCAATCTAAGGAGTCGAAGCTCGCTCAGTTTGACCTCGTAGGGGAGGCGTTTCCACCATTGCCTG gtTTGGATGTTGGTGCACAATCATCTGTAAAACAGTCTCAGACAGGCGGAAGCGGTTCTGAATCGGGACAGTCGCACGCCTCTAGCGACGGACTAATTCATCAAACTGTCTTGTCCACACCTCACGGTCACTGGGGAGAGAATAGACTGGCCGATGTGGTCAAAGGCACTGCCAAATCGAAAGGACAAGGCGGCGGTAGTGTTAATAGTGGAGTAGGCAGCAAGGAATCGAGTAGCGCCGGAGAGACCGACAGTCCAAGGGCGATCTCTCCGCAGAACTGTGCTAATAATACAAACATTGCGTCCACCACTACTGGCGGTACCACGCAGTGTAGCTTTCAGCAGGTTGCTTTGGCGCGGCAACCTTCGATAGGAGCCACCGCGTTGGAAGTAAAAGAAGTTCCCGTTTCGAACGACGGCGGGGACATTCAACTCAGCACGGTCACATTAACGCCTCCCAGTTCACCtgaaaa ACCACTTCCAGCGGCGCTGGCGGTTAAATGCACAATGGCAGACAAATCGACGAAGACGGATGATGCGTTGCTTAACGGCGACCTAGATTCGGTGGCCTCTCTATCGTGTCCGACGACAACAAATGCAGCCACAATGACCACCACGGTGGTCCAGACGGAGACCGTGGCGATTTCACGATCTACTGCTAGTGCACAAGTAGTTGGAAGTAATGCCCAACAAAAGGCTCATCACTCTCACGTTCCTTCTTTGCATAGACAGGACTCTAGACAGCCCCAACCTCCTTCTCCACCTCCCATG gacTACTCCAGCAACCCACCCCGAATGAGTTATGCGCAAGTAGCACAGCACCACCGGGATGCGGCACATGCTCAAAAGGAGAAGCAAATGAAAGGTGATCGGGGAGGATCACAAGACATTGCAGTAGCTACATCCGTTAAAGGAACGTCGACTACCGGCTCAAATACTGGCTCGGCACGGGTTCAAGGTGAAAGGGAAAACAGGG ATAACGGTCAGCAAACGAGAGGAGGGGACACGAATACGAATGCGAGTAAccaacagcagcagcagcagcagcagcagcaacagcagcagcagcagtcCCAGAGGCACGGCGTGAGCCGCAACAACAGCAACGCCAGTTCGAGGGCCGGCCACGAGAGGGCGCAGCAGTCGCGCAGGCGTGCCGAAGTGCGCACCTCCCAGTTGCGCGACTTCGTCGCACCGCGCTCCCCCAAGTAG